A genomic region of Papaver somniferum cultivar HN1 chromosome 7, ASM357369v1, whole genome shotgun sequence contains the following coding sequences:
- the LOC113293938 gene encoding uncharacterized protein LOC113293938: MAPFSGLKITSFVPLVVGLFWAYHVVIQVGGRDIASRLTEEENLEVERQLQMLNKPPIKTIHTRWGVIYDCIEFHKQPAFDNPLLKRHSIPKKVETAHTSPKETLMSRIEGCPKGTVPIRRTTKEDLMRAKYLSSTSNAPGDEYRAGSTLQTSDQKIFGATGVVNVWHPKVNPDQFSGAEIAIKAGPEGQTNEIRFGWTVNPQLYGDDLTSTFSYWTGDGGHNTGCYNTFCSGFVQVDQHYTPAMAIDNMSTIGGTQYILISSIIRERETGHWWLMLENKIQIGYWPRELFPHFESGAEYIYWGGHVKSGQDGMPEMASGNRPDRFTNHTGYFEQLEYKDKDDRWVPYPKIQSIVDCKGSYDSFWDDEHAILHFGGPGGGTCN; the protein is encoded by the exons ATGGCTCCATTTTCTGGTCTTAAGATTACTAGCTTCGTACCACTTGTGGTGGGATTGTTTTGGGCATATCATGTAGTTATACAAGTAGGAGGAAGGGATATTGCTAGTAGGTTAACCGAGGAAGAGAATTTGGAGGTGGAAAGACAACTCCAGATGCTAAACAAACCACCTATCAAAACAATACAT ACTCGTTGGGGCGTCATCTATGATTGCATTGAATTCCACAAGCAACCTGCATTTGATAATCCATTGCTGAAGAGACATTCAATCCCG AAGAAAGTTGAAACTGCACATACAAGCCCAAAGGAAACATTAATGAGTCGAATTGAAGGATGCCCAAAGGGAACAGTTCCTATTCGTAGGACAACTAAAGAAGATCTTATGAGAGCCAAATATTTATCTTCCACTTCCAACGCCCCAGGCGATGAATAT AGAGCAGGTAGTACTCTTCAAACATCAGACCAAAAAATCTTTGGAGCCACTGGAGTCGTAAATGTGTGGCATCCCAAAGTAAATCCGGACCAATTTAGCGGAGCTGAAATTGCAATAAAAGCAGGCCCGGAAGGGCAGACTAATGAAATCAGATTTGGATGGACA GTAAATCCACAATTATATGGGGATGATCTGACTTCAACTTTTTCGTACTGGACT GGTGATGGTGGGCATAATACAGGATGTTACAATACTTTTTGCTCCGGATTTGTACAAGTTGACCAACATTATACCCCTGCTATGGCCATTGATAACATGTCAACTATTGGAGGCACCCAGTATATACTTATATCAAGTATTATTCGG GAACGTGAAACAGGGCACTGGTGGTTGATGCTTGAAAACAAGATTCAAATTGGTTACTGGCCAAGAGAACTATTCCCTCATTTTGAATCTGGTGCCGAGTATATTTACTGGGGTGGTCACGTAAAGTCTGGACAAGACGGGATGCCAGAAATGGCTAGTGGTAACAGACCAGATAGGTTTACCAATCACACTGGCTATTTTGAACAACTTGAATATAAAGACAAGGACGACCGTTGGGTACCTTATCCCAAGATTCAGTCTATAGTTGATTGTAAAGGGTCTTATGATTCATTTTGGGATGATGAACACGCCATCCTTCACTTTGGAGGACCTGGTGGTGGCACTTGTAATTGA